A window of Dickeya zeae NCPPB 2538 contains these coding sequences:
- a CDS encoding ABC transporter substrate-binding protein, producing the protein MRKLVSLSLTALLVSGLMAHTALADVIKLKLWTLNDRNAPMRTVNIEEAAAVLNQQFADAGVDRKIVIDTHASAVQGWDDLALDTLKAFGVNQGPDIVLLPHEWIGEFARNGYAMPMEAQIKANPWVYADILPVLWEAMKYQGKVYGIPQDAEIRMFFYNKDMLRKIGKDETFIDSLPARVDSGEFTLDDLTALAKEVVDRQVALIGMLHRPNVGIDYLMVFAACGARFMDEKTGKLLFAKKETQAALSWYARNVAAGVTPTDNTAMSWDAIQTAFKQEKAFLFHQGIWAMAWQVNDSFGPAWPADKAGYTHKIGWIAAPALVKGGKPANLSHPIAYVVSNKSQYKDLAAQLVAIASLPYYNNRHDISSYHTAISHAQAAMPQYTDNWALSEAGKMMKNITFVPNHARFGDYNRVLFKGLQAVETKRMTPAQAVDFIADELETQLGKDVEIVDSLH; encoded by the coding sequence GTGCGTAAACTTGTCTCGTTATCCCTGACAGCGTTACTGGTGAGCGGGCTAATGGCCCACACGGCGCTAGCGGATGTTATCAAACTCAAGCTCTGGACCCTGAATGACAGAAACGCGCCGATGCGCACCGTCAATATCGAAGAGGCGGCGGCGGTGCTCAACCAGCAATTCGCCGATGCGGGTGTGGATCGCAAAATCGTTATCGATACCCATGCCAGCGCGGTACAAGGCTGGGACGATCTGGCGCTGGATACGCTGAAAGCCTTCGGTGTGAATCAGGGGCCGGACATCGTGCTGCTGCCGCACGAGTGGATTGGCGAGTTCGCCCGCAATGGTTATGCCATGCCGATGGAGGCGCAAATCAAAGCGAACCCGTGGGTGTACGCCGATATTCTGCCGGTATTGTGGGAAGCGATGAAGTATCAGGGCAAGGTGTACGGCATACCGCAGGATGCGGAAATCCGCATGTTTTTCTATAACAAGGACATGCTGCGCAAGATTGGCAAAGACGAAACGTTTATCGATAGCCTGCCCGCCCGTGTCGACAGCGGTGAATTCACGCTGGATGACCTGACGGCGCTGGCCAAAGAGGTGGTCGACCGTCAGGTAGCGCTAATCGGCATGTTGCACCGCCCGAATGTCGGTATCGACTACCTGATGGTGTTTGCCGCGTGCGGTGCCAGATTTATGGATGAGAAGACTGGCAAACTGTTATTTGCGAAAAAAGAAACCCAGGCAGCCCTCAGCTGGTATGCCCGCAATGTCGCAGCAGGTGTCACGCCGACTGATAACACCGCCATGAGCTGGGACGCTATCCAGACGGCGTTCAAGCAGGAAAAAGCCTTCCTGTTCCATCAGGGGATTTGGGCGATGGCCTGGCAGGTGAACGATAGCTTTGGCCCGGCGTGGCCTGCCGATAAAGCGGGATACACCCACAAGATTGGCTGGATAGCCGCCCCGGCGTTGGTAAAAGGGGGTAAACCCGCCAACCTGTCGCACCCTATCGCTTACGTGGTCAGCAACAAGAGCCAGTATAAGGATCTGGCGGCACAGTTGGTGGCTATCGCCAGCCTGCCTTACTACAACAATCGCCACGACATCAGCTCCTATCACACCGCTATCAGCCACGCTCAGGCCGCCATGCCGCAGTACACCGATAACTGGGCGCTGAGTGAAGCCGGCAAGATGATGAAAAACATTACCTTTGTGCCGAATCATGCCCGTTTTGGCGACTATAACCGTGTGCTGTTTAAAGGCTTGCAGGCGGTGGAAACCAAACGGATGACGCCAGCGCAGGCGGTGGACTTTATTGCCGACGAACTGGAAACCCAGTTGGGCAAGGATGTGGAAATCGTCGATAGCCTGCATTGA
- a CDS encoding ROK family transcriptional regulator, translating to MEKRELTTTHRKLLGLLRRSGSLSRSALAAASGLTTAAVSMMTRDMLNLGLLEESDRAQGRRGPPQINLRPAAQAGYVLGVYAEYDLICLILMDYAGQAVAHTTLRGDFRMVASVADTLANAINTQLDVLPQARERLLAVSLALPARFDGGAMPVWIAPGLAAWRGVDIARQLSERLGCPVLVENDANCAAIGELHFGSAAPDDSFFYLYIGKGIGGALIFNGELHRGRLGNAGEIGALRTRAQSRPSFDDLQDYLLAAGEPLPAITADVNWLALAASPAGMRWVQRAAGELYQLLYAVTALLDPPSLYLGGTLPTPFMAGLQAAVMAQAPAPDDDAPLMLPPVRLSTLPTQNSAAFGAAALALSQY from the coding sequence ATGGAAAAGCGAGAACTCACCACCACCCACCGCAAGCTGCTGGGGTTGCTGCGCCGCTCTGGCAGCCTGTCACGCAGCGCCCTGGCCGCCGCCAGCGGCCTGACGACCGCCGCCGTCAGTATGATGACCAGAGACATGCTCAACCTTGGCCTGCTGGAAGAAAGCGACCGGGCGCAAGGGCGGCGCGGCCCGCCGCAAATCAACCTGCGACCGGCGGCTCAGGCGGGCTATGTGTTGGGGGTGTACGCGGAATACGACCTGATTTGCCTGATCCTGATGGATTACGCCGGGCAAGCCGTGGCACACACTACCCTGCGTGGTGATTTTCGGATGGTGGCGTCAGTCGCGGATACGCTGGCCAATGCGATTAATACCCAGCTTGATGTGCTACCACAGGCACGCGAACGGCTGCTGGCTGTCAGCCTGGCGCTGCCCGCCCGCTTTGACGGCGGTGCCATGCCGGTGTGGATTGCCCCCGGTCTGGCGGCCTGGCGCGGGGTCGATATCGCCCGACAATTGAGTGAACGGTTGGGCTGCCCGGTGTTGGTGGAAAACGACGCCAACTGTGCTGCCATCGGCGAACTGCATTTTGGCTCCGCTGCTCCTGATGACAGTTTTTTTTACCTGTATATCGGTAAAGGGATTGGCGGCGCTCTGATCTTCAACGGTGAGCTCCACCGCGGCCGACTGGGTAACGCCGGTGAGATTGGTGCGCTGCGCACCCGCGCGCAATCACGCCCGTCGTTTGACGATCTACAGGATTACCTGTTAGCGGCAGGCGAACCGCTGCCCGCCATAACTGCGGACGTCAACTGGCTGGCACTGGCAGCCTCACCCGCTGGAATGCGCTGGGTTCAACGCGCGGCGGGCGAGCTGTACCAGCTACTCTATGCCGTTACCGCGCTGCTCGACCCACCCAGCCTTTATCTGGGCGGGACCTTGCCCACCCCGTTCATGGCGGGTTTGCAAGCCGCCGTCATGGCGCAGGCACCTGCGCCGGACGATGACGCACCGCTCATGCTGCCGCCGGTGCGTCTCTCCACGTTACCCACACAAAATAGCGCCGCTTTCGGTGCTGCTGCACTGGCATTGAGCCAGTACTGA
- a CDS encoding DUF1471 domain-containing protein → MNAIKNIVAVITLATVSFGTFAATEVQHAASQSIGTVSASANTLDGLQANLSEKAGAAGAKSFRIISATGSDNQLRGVAELYN, encoded by the coding sequence ATGAACGCTATCAAAAATATTGTTGCAGTTATCACCCTGGCTACCGTTTCTTTCGGCACCTTTGCCGCGACAGAAGTGCAGCACGCTGCCAGCCAGTCCATCGGTACCGTCAGCGCCAGCGCCAATACACTGGACGGCCTGCAGGCTAACCTGTCTGAAAAAGCGGGTGCCGCGGGTGCCAAATCGTTCCGCATCATCTCCGCGACTGGCAGTGATAACCAACTGCGCGGTGTGGCTGAACTCTATAACTGA
- a CDS encoding DUF1471 domain-containing protein, whose amino-acid sequence MNAIKNIVAVITLATVSFGTFAATEVQHSASQSIGTVSASANTLDGLQANLSEKASAAGAKSFRIISATGNDSQLRGVAELYN is encoded by the coding sequence ATGAACGCTATCAAAAATATTGTTGCAGTTATCACCCTGGCTACCGTTTCTTTCGGCACCTTTGCCGCGACAGAAGTGCAGCACTCTGCCAGCCAGTCCATCGGTACCGTCAGCGCCAGCGCCAATACACTGGACGGCCTGCAGGCTAACCTGTCTGAAAAAGCGAGTGCCGCGGGTGCCAAATCGTTCCGCATCATCTCTGCGACTGGCAATGACAGCCAACTGCGCGGTGTCGCTGAACTCTATAACTGA
- a CDS encoding D-serine ammonia-lyase yields MTGDALHGKTLQQWFHDFPLLAPLVSRQPVCWFNPAATSVHEALRDVPLTHADVTDASQRLQRFAPFLQHAFPELQASGGIIESELVAVPTFAAAIAQQAGLDTPPAVLLKLDSHLPVAGSVKARGGIYEVLFHAEQLALRHGLLRESDDYRRLLDDDCQRCFHRHKVAVGSTGNLGMSIGIASARLGFDTTVHMSADARQWKKDRLRAHGVRVVEYDGDYGQAVAQGRREAQSDPLCHFIDDENSTSLFLGYAVAGERLKAQFAAQGRVVDIDHPLFVYLPCGVGGAPGGISFGLKLAFGDHVHCIFAEPTESPCMLMGVYTGLHDKLAVQDFGISNRTAADGLAVGRPSGFVGKAMQRLIDGYYTLTDDEMLALLHTMHDTQQILLEPSALAGAPGFLRLLQENQGYRQRAPLTPPRCQQGTHVIWATGGGMVPEDEMAHYLQAGAACR; encoded by the coding sequence ATGACAGGTGATGCCTTGCACGGTAAAACGTTGCAGCAATGGTTCCATGACTTTCCCCTACTCGCGCCGCTGGTGAGCCGCCAGCCGGTATGCTGGTTTAACCCGGCCGCCACATCCGTACATGAAGCCTTGCGTGATGTACCGCTCACCCACGCCGATGTGACCGATGCCAGTCAACGTTTACAGCGATTCGCCCCCTTTCTGCAACACGCCTTTCCGGAACTGCAAGCCAGTGGTGGCATCATCGAGTCTGAGCTGGTGGCGGTGCCGACATTCGCGGCGGCGATTGCCCAACAGGCTGGTTTGGATACACCACCAGCGGTATTGCTGAAATTGGACAGTCACTTACCGGTCGCAGGGTCCGTTAAAGCCCGCGGCGGTATTTACGAGGTGCTGTTCCATGCGGAACAACTGGCGTTGCGCCACGGTTTGTTGCGCGAAAGCGATGACTATCGCCGCTTACTGGACGACGACTGCCAACGATGTTTCCACCGCCATAAAGTTGCTGTCGGCTCTACCGGCAATCTCGGTATGTCCATCGGTATCGCCAGTGCGCGGCTGGGTTTTGATACCACCGTGCATATGTCCGCCGACGCCCGGCAGTGGAAAAAAGACCGGCTGCGGGCACACGGTGTGCGAGTAGTGGAATACGACGGCGATTACGGTCAGGCGGTGGCGCAAGGTCGCCGGGAAGCCCAGTCCGACCCACTGTGCCACTTTATCGACGATGAAAACTCCACCTCGCTGTTTCTTGGCTACGCCGTAGCCGGTGAGCGACTAAAAGCACAGTTTGCCGCACAAGGCCGGGTGGTGGACATCGATCATCCGCTCTTCGTTTACCTGCCGTGCGGCGTCGGCGGTGCACCCGGCGGCATCAGCTTTGGGTTAAAACTGGCGTTTGGCGATCACGTACACTGTATTTTTGCCGAACCCACCGAATCACCCTGCATGCTCATGGGCGTTTACACCGGCCTGCACGATAAGCTGGCGGTGCAGGATTTCGGCATCAGTAACCGTACCGCCGCCGACGGGCTGGCAGTCGGTCGTCCTTCTGGTTTTGTCGGCAAGGCCATGCAACGACTCATCGATGGTTACTACACGCTGACGGATGACGAGATGCTGGCATTGCTGCATACCATGCACGACACGCAACAGATTCTGCTGGAGCCATCGGCACTGGCGGGCGCGCCGGGCTTTCTGCGTCTGTTGCAGGAAAATCAGGGCTACCGCCAGCGTGCCCCGCTCACACCACCGCGTTGTCAGCAAGGCACGCATGTTATCTGGGCCACCGGCGGCGGCATGGTGCCGGAAGACGAAATGGCGCACTACCTGCAAGCGGGTGCCGCCTGTCGCTAG
- a CDS encoding GNAT family N-acetyltransferase codes for MPLIDFTPADYPRLIRWIDSAELNLLWGGPSYSFPLTATQIADHLAHPQFAPYLFEHQGDMVGFVELNQVEPGHSRLCRVFIDPACRGRGLAQEMLRAAIHHAAQHYQAHTVSLSVFSHNHSALRCYQSLGFHATATTPFGNQGLALTTMRLTL; via the coding sequence ATGCCTCTTATCGATTTTACACCGGCGGATTATCCACGGCTGATTCGCTGGATAGACAGTGCCGAGCTGAATCTGCTGTGGGGTGGCCCCAGCTACTCGTTTCCGCTTACCGCTACACAGATTGCCGATCATCTGGCGCATCCCCAGTTTGCGCCATACCTGTTCGAACATCAGGGCGATATGGTGGGGTTCGTCGAGCTCAATCAGGTGGAGCCGGGTCACAGCCGCCTGTGCCGGGTATTTATCGACCCGGCCTGCCGCGGCCGTGGGCTGGCACAAGAGATGTTGCGGGCAGCTATCCACCACGCCGCACAGCACTATCAGGCCCACACGGTGTCGCTATCGGTGTTTAGCCATAATCACAGTGCGCTGCGCTGTTATCAGTCACTCGGCTTTCACGCCACCGCCACCACCCCATTTGGCAATCAGGGACTGGCATTGACCACGATGCGCCTGACGCTGTGA
- a CDS encoding histidine-type phosphatase — MVFTRKIIAGLLLSALPWIGAQADTPSSGWTLEKVVEVSRHGVRPPTKGNVKTIQEGTDRQWPTWLTQYGELTGHGYAAAVLKGHYEGQYLRQHGLLSQACPAPGDVFVWASPLQRTRETAMALMDGVFPGCGVAIQGPEDEDNDPLFHAETAGVTLDQQQVKADLQNAMQDKSAAQIQAQWQPAIDRLKQAVCLPDKPCPAFSTPWEVKESKKGNISLHGPEVLANIAETIRLSYSNNNPLSEVAFGHAKTAAEVAALMPLLTANYDFTNDLPYVARRGASVLMNQIALALNTEHQADAPPDAKWLLYVAHDTNIAKLRTMLGFTWQMGDYPRGNIPPAGSLIFERWRNQQSGQRVVRIYFQAQSLDQIRGLAALDDSHPPLRSEFSMPDCQKTDIGTLCPYDAVMKRLNDAVDRTALLPVHYTP, encoded by the coding sequence ATGGTATTCACACGCAAGATCATCGCCGGGCTGCTGCTCTCGGCACTTCCCTGGATAGGGGCACAGGCAGACACCCCGTCGTCAGGCTGGACGCTGGAAAAAGTGGTGGAAGTCAGTCGCCACGGTGTCCGCCCGCCGACGAAAGGCAATGTTAAAACCATTCAGGAAGGCACCGATCGCCAGTGGCCGACCTGGTTGACGCAGTACGGCGAGCTGACCGGTCACGGCTACGCGGCAGCGGTGTTAAAAGGGCACTACGAGGGGCAGTACCTGCGCCAGCATGGGTTACTGAGTCAGGCTTGTCCGGCTCCCGGCGATGTGTTCGTCTGGGCCAGTCCGCTACAACGCACGCGGGAAACCGCAATGGCGCTGATGGATGGCGTGTTCCCCGGTTGTGGTGTGGCGATTCAAGGCCCTGAGGATGAAGACAACGACCCGCTGTTTCATGCCGAGACGGCAGGTGTGACGCTCGATCAGCAGCAGGTGAAAGCCGACCTGCAAAACGCGATGCAGGACAAAAGCGCCGCGCAAATTCAGGCGCAATGGCAACCCGCTATCGATCGTCTGAAACAGGCAGTCTGCCTGCCGGATAAACCCTGCCCGGCGTTCAGCACGCCCTGGGAAGTGAAAGAGAGTAAAAAAGGGAATATTTCACTGCACGGCCCTGAGGTGCTGGCCAACATCGCGGAGACTATCCGGCTGTCCTACAGCAACAATAATCCGCTCAGCGAGGTGGCCTTCGGTCATGCTAAAACCGCCGCAGAGGTGGCTGCGCTGATGCCACTTCTGACCGCCAATTACGATTTCACCAACGATCTGCCCTACGTGGCACGCCGCGGTGCGTCGGTACTGATGAACCAGATAGCGCTGGCACTCAACACCGAGCATCAGGCTGATGCCCCACCAGATGCCAAATGGCTGCTGTATGTGGCGCATGACACCAACATCGCCAAACTGCGTACGATGCTGGGCTTTACCTGGCAGATGGGCGACTATCCGCGCGGCAATATCCCGCCCGCAGGTAGCCTTATCTTCGAACGCTGGCGCAATCAGCAGTCTGGTCAGCGTGTTGTGCGTATCTATTTCCAGGCACAATCGCTGGATCAGATTCGTGGGCTCGCGGCGCTGGATGACAGCCACCCGCCGTTACGCAGCGAGTTCTCGATGCCTGACTGTCAGAAAACCGATATCGGTACCCTGTGCCCGTATGACGCGGTGATGAAGCGCCTTAACGACGCGGTGGACCGTACCGCGCTGCTGCCAGTGCACTATACGCCGTAA
- a CDS encoding MFS transporter, whose product MSTLSYSDDTVRTGKPLIFAMATASGAAVANIYYNQPMLGLITASFPASSATSMIPTATQLGYALGLLMLVPLGDKFERRRLIVWQFLLLALASVLAALAPSAPVLLAASVLIGVGATVAQQIVPVAATIAGEGQRGAVVGTVMSGLLSGILLSRTLAGLVADAAGWRAMFWLSVPLALAGAVLMWRMLPVLSSSSVLSWRSLMRSLLTLWRAEPMLRRATWIQGALFASFSAFWSILALYLASGSHPLGAAAAGLFGVIGVAGITAAPVAGRLADRIGSRPVILLGALLTLLAWGVIALWGTVAGLIVGVVLLDLGVQSALIAHQHVIYGLQPAARGRINTLFMGGMFLGGALGSSGAMAAWQAGGWLPVTVFAGGVALLALVAASRR is encoded by the coding sequence ATGAGCACATTATCGTACAGCGATGACACCGTAAGAACGGGTAAGCCGCTGATTTTTGCGATGGCCACCGCCAGTGGCGCAGCAGTCGCCAATATTTATTACAACCAACCGATGCTTGGCCTTATCACCGCCAGTTTTCCTGCTAGCAGTGCGACATCCATGATCCCCACCGCCACTCAGCTGGGTTACGCGTTGGGATTGCTGATGCTGGTACCACTGGGGGATAAATTTGAGCGTCGGCGGCTGATCGTCTGGCAATTTCTCCTGCTGGCATTGGCCTCGGTGCTGGCGGCGTTGGCACCATCGGCACCGGTGTTGCTGGCCGCGTCGGTATTGATTGGTGTGGGTGCGACGGTCGCTCAGCAGATTGTGCCGGTTGCCGCGACGATAGCGGGCGAAGGCCAGCGTGGGGCTGTGGTCGGTACGGTGATGAGCGGATTATTGAGCGGTATTTTGCTCAGCCGGACGCTGGCCGGGTTAGTGGCGGATGCCGCTGGCTGGCGCGCCATGTTCTGGCTGAGCGTGCCGCTGGCGTTGGCCGGTGCGGTGCTGATGTGGCGCATGTTACCCGTGTTGTCGTCATCATCCGTGTTGTCCTGGCGTTCGTTGATGCGTTCGCTGCTGACGCTGTGGCGCGCGGAGCCGATGTTGCGCCGTGCGACCTGGATTCAGGGCGCGCTGTTCGCATCGTTTAGTGCGTTCTGGAGTATTCTGGCGCTCTATCTTGCCAGCGGCAGCCATCCGCTCGGTGCGGCGGCGGCAGGTCTGTTTGGCGTCATCGGTGTGGCGGGGATTACGGCGGCACCCGTGGCAGGACGGCTGGCGGACCGTATCGGCAGTCGGCCGGTGATTCTGCTGGGGGCGTTGCTGACGTTGCTGGCATGGGGCGTTATCGCTTTATGGGGAACGGTGGCGGGCTTGATTGTCGGTGTGGTGCTGCTGGACCTTGGGGTACAGAGCGCGTTGATTGCTCATCAACATGTGATTTATGGGCTTCAGCCTGCGGCGCGCGGTCGTATCAATACCTTGTTTATGGGCGGTATGTTCCTTGGTGGGGCGTTGGGGTCCAGCGGGGCGATGGCAGCCTGGCAGGCCGGCGGGTGGTTACCGGTGACGGTATTTGCTGGCGGGGTGGCGTTGCTGGCGCTGGTCGCCGCCAGCCGTCGTTAA
- a CDS encoding LysR family transcriptional regulator, whose product MDRLVTLETFVCVYECGSFSAAASRLGIGQPAISKAIMQLEQQLAVKLLLRSTRGLTPTEAGQQFYRQVAPALRQLQEAQDAVRGGNGELSGYLRVSAPVTFARLHVLPHLHTFLSQHPNLKADIILDDRPVDLIAEGIDVALRVGDLKDSGLTARKIGSAPMRLLATPAYFAAHGTPTSPDALEHHDAVIYLQAEAPGSVCFQKGDRQHRVMLSGRIRTTAAEGVREAVLAGNGLTVASAWMFAPELANGTVVTALTDWHIGVRDVWAVYPGGRLTSARAQAFTGFVARHLSTPA is encoded by the coding sequence ATGGATCGTCTGGTAACGCTGGAAACCTTTGTCTGTGTGTACGAGTGCGGGTCTTTTTCTGCGGCGGCGAGCCGTCTGGGCATTGGTCAACCGGCCATCTCCAAAGCTATTATGCAGCTTGAGCAGCAACTGGCCGTCAAATTGTTGCTGCGCTCCACCCGTGGCCTGACACCCACGGAAGCCGGACAGCAGTTTTATCGTCAGGTCGCTCCGGCACTGCGGCAATTGCAGGAGGCGCAGGATGCGGTGCGCGGCGGTAACGGTGAACTGAGCGGCTATTTGCGGGTGTCGGCACCGGTGACTTTTGCACGCTTGCATGTCCTGCCTCATCTGCATACGTTTTTGTCGCAACATCCCAACCTGAAGGCCGACATCATTCTGGATGATCGTCCGGTGGATTTGATAGCCGAAGGTATTGACGTAGCGTTGCGAGTTGGTGACCTGAAAGACTCCGGATTGACCGCCCGAAAGATAGGATCGGCACCGATGCGGTTGCTGGCTACACCGGCGTATTTCGCGGCTCACGGTACACCAACGTCGCCCGACGCGCTGGAACACCATGATGCGGTTATCTACCTGCAAGCTGAAGCGCCGGGTAGTGTTTGCTTCCAGAAGGGTGACCGACAACACCGGGTGATGCTGTCCGGGCGTATCCGTACCACGGCGGCGGAAGGCGTGCGGGAAGCGGTGCTGGCGGGCAATGGGCTGACGGTGGCCTCGGCGTGGATGTTTGCGCCAGAGCTGGCGAACGGTACGGTGGTCACTGCGCTGACCGACTGGCATATCGGTGTGAGGGATGTGTGGGCGGTTTACCCCGGCGGCCGGTTAACCTCAGCCCGTGCTCAGGCATTTACCGGGTTTGTGGCCCGCCATTTATCCACGCCTGCCTGA
- a CDS encoding MFS transporter: MSTSRRAHQLAILVVMTSASLVGLVQGYSIPLVTLKLTALGYGSALTGMMSALPAIGVFVSSWVAAPVAMRLPVGLLLALSTWGMGISLTLSFYLDNVALLAVPRFMMGFCCGLIIVIGESWVSGHTAEHRRGVLVGLYATAFTGLQLLGPLLISFTGLNDPTGLLLILALHGLCLLMVPGASFSRLALSAHRQHNLFSLLLAAPALAMAVFAFAFFDGAVLSMLPLYGMAHGYEESLAVLLVTVLFIGDALLQVPLGWISDKLGTVRVHLACGGMFVLMLAGLPFSYGTGWVWANVFVLGAVAGSIYTLSLVRAGKLFSGVDLVAINALFGVLWGVGSFSGPLVSGSLMQWYGRDGLIAILVLLGLLFLAANVLPTMTARYADGTANQEVAE, translated from the coding sequence ATGTCGACATCGCGCCGCGCGCATCAACTGGCGATTCTGGTGGTGATGACCAGCGCCTCGTTGGTGGGGCTGGTTCAGGGGTATTCCATCCCGCTGGTGACGTTGAAACTCACGGCGCTGGGATACGGTTCTGCACTGACCGGCATGATGTCCGCACTACCGGCGATAGGCGTGTTTGTCTCTTCGTGGGTGGCTGCCCCGGTAGCGATGCGCCTGCCGGTTGGCCTGTTGCTGGCGTTGTCGACATGGGGAATGGGGATAAGCCTGACGTTGTCGTTTTATCTCGATAATGTCGCGCTGCTGGCGGTTCCCCGTTTTATGATGGGGTTTTGCTGCGGCCTGATTATCGTCATTGGTGAATCCTGGGTCAGTGGCCATACCGCCGAGCATCGCCGTGGGGTGCTGGTCGGGTTGTACGCCACCGCGTTTACCGGCCTGCAACTGTTGGGACCGTTGCTGATTTCCTTCACCGGCCTGAATGATCCTACCGGGTTGTTGCTGATTCTGGCACTGCATGGCCTGTGTCTGTTGATGGTGCCCGGTGCGTCATTTTCCCGGCTGGCGCTGAGCGCGCATCGGCAACATAACCTGTTTTCTTTGTTACTGGCTGCGCCTGCGCTGGCGATGGCGGTGTTTGCCTTCGCTTTTTTTGACGGCGCAGTCCTGTCGATGTTGCCACTGTACGGCATGGCGCACGGTTACGAGGAGTCGCTGGCGGTGCTGCTGGTCACCGTGCTGTTTATCGGCGATGCCTTATTGCAGGTGCCACTGGGCTGGATATCCGACAAGCTGGGTACGGTACGGGTACACCTGGCCTGTGGTGGGATGTTCGTGCTGATGCTGGCGGGTTTGCCATTTAGCTACGGCACTGGCTGGGTGTGGGCGAATGTTTTTGTGCTGGGTGCGGTAGCGGGCAGTATTTATACCTTGTCGCTGGTACGGGCCGGTAAGTTGTTCAGCGGCGTCGATTTGGTGGCGATCAACGCGCTGTTCGGTGTGTTGTGGGGCGTTGGCAGTTTTAGCGGGCCGTTGGTGAGCGGTTCGCTGATGCAGTGGTACGGCCGTGATGGGCTTATCGCGATTCTGGTGTTACTGGGATTGCTGTTTCTGGCGGCTAACGTCTTGCCGACGATGACGGCACGCTATGCCGACGGAACAGCGAATCAGGAAGTGGCGGAGTAG
- a CDS encoding iron-containing redox enzyme family protein, translating into MSFYQQLQSATSASQQLMMSAPVIHACRQGTITGEMYVAFLTQIYHHVSYTVPLLMAASGRVPQHQEWARQALTAYLDAEYGYKASLRRKIRACGIEMDTWRQRAVAEWIELMAAYFYDQIQRGNPMSIFGLMHVLEGLNLNITTSTTGQSPSRAPTNQTPLPCFATLMDNINDSADQAAIIHAAHVVYRLYGDMLRSLTEH; encoded by the coding sequence ATGAGCTTTTACCAACAACTACAATCCGCCACCTCAGCCTCGCAGCAACTCATGATGTCCGCGCCGGTTATCCACGCCTGCCGCCAGGGGACTATTACCGGGGAAATGTACGTTGCTTTTCTGACGCAGATTTATCACCACGTCAGCTATACCGTGCCACTGTTAATGGCCGCGAGCGGGCGTGTTCCCCAGCATCAGGAATGGGCGCGTCAGGCACTAACGGCGTACCTCGACGCCGAGTATGGCTACAAGGCGTCGCTTCGCCGCAAAATTCGTGCCTGTGGTATTGAAATGGATACCTGGCGTCAGCGTGCGGTCGCTGAGTGGATCGAGTTGATGGCCGCTTACTTTTACGATCAGATCCAGCGCGGCAACCCCATGAGCATCTTCGGCCTGATGCACGTACTGGAAGGTCTCAATCTCAACATTACGACCAGCACCACAGGTCAATCGCCATCACGAGCTCCGACGAATCAGACGCCGCTTCCTTGCTTCGCCACACTGATGGATAACATTAACGACTCAGCCGATCAGGCCGCCATCATCCACGCCGCTCACGTGGTTTATCGGCTGTACGGCGATATGCTGCGCAGCCTCACGGAGCACTAA